Below is a genomic region from Puniceicoccaceae bacterium.
CCTGTTTGTCGATCCTGAAACCCAAAAACAATGGGGGTCCATCGAATTGGATTTGATCTTAAAAGTCAGTCGCAATGGACACGTTATCGATTGCCAGATTTTGAACCATGACCGACACGAATTGGAATCCAGCATTCGCCAGGCCTGCGAGCGTTGGCTTTTTCTGCCCCAATTGAAAGAGGGTCGCCCGATGGAAACCCAGGTGCGGCTGCCTCTCAAGATTCACAACTGACACCCATGCTCATCGCGTCCACACACCATCGAAAAGGAATTGCCACCGCAATGGTACAACAACTTAATTGAGTATGAGCCAACGTTCTACTCCTGCCCCTTTTTGTCCTGACGAAGCTCTTGAGCGCAGTGCGATAAGCCCCACATTCAGGGCTGACTCCCCCCAAAGCCAATTCCTCTCATTTGGGATTCGATTGGCAGTGTTGTGGGTGTTTGGAGTTTCAGGAGGGCATGCCCTCGCCGAAGAGGCGTCGATTATCGAACCTGCGCAGGTCGATGATGTGCTCAGCGCACTGGTCGAGAACGGCGAAGCTGTCGGGGTATCGGCGCTGATATGGGAAAAGGGTGCGGAAACCTATTTCGGTGCCTATGGAATGGCCGACGACGATGCAGACCGCCCCATGCAGCGCGATACCATCGTACAGATTTTTTCGATGACGAAGCCGATCACTGGCGTAGCCTTGCTCACGTTGTGGGAAAAAGGCCTGTTCGACCTCGACGATCCAATTGCCAAATACGTGCCTGAACTCACCGATCTGAAAGTCTATGCGGGTGAGGATGCAGAAGGTGAAACCGTGCTCGTCGAACCCGCACGCGCACCAACGATCCGCGATTTCACCCGTCACACTGCGGGGCTGACCCATGGGGGCGAGGATTCTCCGGTTGCTGCGCATTACCGCAGGGAGAATCCGCTTGATCGCACGGCCGACTACGACGCTTTCGCCGAACGACTGGGGCGCGTTCCCCTTCTCTATCATCCCGGAGAACGCTGGGTTTACGCTGATTCCGTAGACGTGCAGGCGCTACTGATCGAACGCCTGACAGGCAAGCCCTACGCTGATTACCTTCGGGAGACCATCTTCGAGCCTCTCGGTATGCACGAAACCGGATATCTCGTGCCGGAAGGGGAGCGG
It encodes:
- a CDS encoding serine hydrolase domain-containing protein, encoding MSQRSTPAPFCPDEALERSAISPTFRADSPQSQFLSFGIRLAVLWVFGVSGGHALAEEASIIEPAQVDDVLSALVENGEAVGVSALIWEKGAETYFGAYGMADDDADRPMQRDTIVQIFSMTKPITGVALLTLWEKGLFDLDDPIAKYVPELTDLKVYAGEDAEGETVLVEPARAPTIRDFTRHTAGLTHGGEDSPVAAHYRRENPLDRTADYDAFAERLGRVPLLYHPGERWVYADSVDVQALLIERLTGKPYADYLRETIFEPLGMHETGYLVPEGERHRIAALYDGEDVNNPLVRLPDDHFLNHNIRQNFTLDPGGWGLASTLDDYMRFARMLLNEGEIDGVRILQAKTVRMMATDHLPATVTDTSWLSSKGQVGFGIDVAVRIAPPASREENFGVVGEFFWDGLGSTLFWIDPENEIASVFFMQRIPFYGKAHKLFRDAVYARRITEDEHNP